atgtaacttaacaTAGTTACTTAAAAGTTATAGACTATAGACCAAAGACATCTACTCTACTTGTTATAGGATCAGTCTTTCAGCCCCTGGGCTTCCAATATACCTTGAAAGTAATGGTTTTTAGGGTGACGCTTCCGCAAATAATTTCCTTATGACCAGTGCTGAAGGGGCacaatttcatgcattttcttGGGTAAAGTTTGTCGGTAGACAAGTTAAGTttaataaatgaaattttgattacgCTTCACGTACAATTCATATCAATTACGCTTGCAGTAAAGTTTCCCAGTGACATGACAAGAGACACAAAACAATGACCCCTTGCAGACTCTCTTTCTGTGATCACAAGTTTCTCCACTAAAGTTTCCCCGTGGAGACTGACATGCAGCCAGTGAAAAGTTGGGGAATTTTATCACAGGCAGATCAATTATACATGGTTTGGTGCACCATAGGAAGGGATTATACATGTAGCCAGGGAAAATTTTTTAGTACATCCTAACTCCAGGTTTAAAACATGACAAGAATACTTTTATAGGAAGAACATTGACCATGGAAGTGTACACAATAAGctcattttgacaattttttccaAACCAACTTTCctgaaacatacattttgtaaatctacTCTGCTTCTTAGaaatcatttcaatgtcatgaatTCAACATTTGCAATAAGTATGTCCTACTTAGAATATTTGtgagaaaatatgatttttgagggttaaaaactTTTGTTGACCTTTTCCTGACCTGTTTGCTTTCCTTAGGTTTAAGAAAGACTATGTGACCTAGTCTGAACTGTATCATATTTCCTGGTGGACTGGTTGAAGCAGGCTGGACAGtcaacacaaaacagatgtaaTAGCCACAGTACAAAGACCCATCTATTGTAGGCAGTTCGACAATCTTCAGCCAGActgacaaatatgacaaataGTAAAAGATTAAACTTAATGGTCACTTCAGCCTATTTAGAGTCAGACCAAAGATACTAATGAAAATAacagatttcttgtttctctaTGGTACAaggtgtgcatacatgtacatgtacatgtcacatgtgTACATGCTGTTATTAAAAGGCAACTTTATGTGTATGAGGACAAAAGGGCTTACGGTCAACTCTTcaataagaaaacaataaagGTAGTTTTGTGATGACTTTTGAGTCTACTAGTACATCCACCAGCCTGAAAGTTTTCTGCAAGGTTTTCTCTGTCTGAGGCTAAGTGGGGTCCCATCATCACTCACATGGGACTGATACAAATCAATCAGCGATGCCATGTTACACACTAATCCTTACGTAAATCCAAGCAGCAGCTAAACCAGCAGGGGTGTCAGCTACTGGTGAATGACAAGACTTCAAGCCAGTGGAGATAGGGGAAAGAGTCcacttacatgtagcttacATGTAGGACTTTTGTGAATTATGATAAACCTTTTGAATAAAATTTGTTCAAAACTGCGGGACAACTTAAAGAACGTAAGGgtaagggtccttcccggtgtaagtggttcaaaacataAAGTCTCAGATGGCCACACCTgggcaattgctgtcatattgaggtcacttgagttaGCAAATGGCTGCCACTGCAAACCCTTTCAACAGTTCTACTAAAACCAATCATTCATCTgttcatttattccttcattcTGTTATTCAAAGTCTAGTCTGATCTGATTTTATGACTCGCTCTCAgccatactagtacatgtacaggttggtTATTTGGTATTACTCGAACTCTTGAAAATATCCTATTGGACTGAGAGAGATGCCATTAAAGGTTCTAAAAATTACTGGGTATTGTTATATGAGGCAGTGACAAAGTGTTTGTGTCAAAATTACAATAAACCCTTTGAAATGAGCCTGGCAAAATATAGGAAATACTCAAATAGCATGATAACAAAGAAATTTTCCGCTACATCTTGAGCCTTCAGCACGTGAGCCGCTGATCGAGTAACTGTACTAATTACACTGTGGTGAGATGTCAGGTATTACAGATCTGTTGCAGGTTAACAGGACTCTGTGTGCTATTATTTTCATAGTGAACATTAAGTTGATGATTTTAGGTACATTTTGAACTAGTATACAGACTATATTCATATAGACTGCACTCTGATTGCATTCACCTGTATGGAGATTGCAGATAGGTAACTGCAGTGTACAGATAGGTGTATGCAGTCTTAGCACATTTACTGTAGTGTGCAGATAgctgactgcagtctgcagtgAGGTATCTGCTATCTGCAGATACCTATCTGcacctgcagataggtgactgcaatgtgcagataggtgactgcagtctgcagataggtgactgcaatcTGCAGATATCGTATGGAGAATTTCTCGTTTTAGTTGAGAATGTGTTTGTTGGAGTCTCTCACACATATTTGCAGCCATGAGATTGTCTGGCAAACCTGCGACCCCTTGACGTGGCAGCCTGACCTGCTGACGACAATTTGGGCACTGGAAGGTCCCTCCCCTCCCTGCATggtcctgtagacagtcctgacagaaggtgtgctgacagggcagcaccttgggcctggtgaacagctccaggcagatgctgcaggtcagtTCTTCTCGGAACTGTGTCCCCAAACTTGACGatgcagccgccattttgttgtcttttcgaCCTTCTGCAGTAACCCCTCCAAAGTTACAGAACCGGTTTCAGCCTTAGGCTAAAAATGATGCAAAGATAGTTAGCACATACTAAGTACCTGACTTGTACAATTACAATGTACGTGTTCAGTGTTAACTGGACTCCGATTCCCCTGATGCTTGGGaataaacacgcacacacacagacgtatTTGTGTATTCACTCAGTCGTGCCTCAAACTAGACTGCCCTCCCCAGCCCCAGTCCGCATGCGTGGACTGTTCCATTGGCAAGGGGGGGACAACCATACTAAATCTAACattcccccttttctttttctttggctACTCTACATGAATGTTATATATTAAGTTTTAAACAATGAAATTTGTTGGCAGTTTATAAAATGGTCTATGATAATTATAACGTTAGACATGTAAAGGTTAAATACTAAGGCTGTAAAAATACTATTGATGAACAAATATTTTTACTGCAGTGTAGGCAAAAGAATGTACAGAATGTCATACAATACATGCTTTGCAATATGGTGATACAATAAACTTCTTTCATCAAAAGTGCCATACAAAATACTTGTCTCATCACAAAATACTTGTCTCATCACAACAGAGTAATACAATATACTGTCTTGTCTCATCACCACAAGAGTAAAGCAATACATTCTTCTCACCAATACTtccccttttcttttttcttcttagaATGTCCATCTGACTTTGAGCGTCCTGATGGTAAAATAATCGCTCTGACCATAAGTGTATGTTTTCATCTTAACCAAGCACTCTTCTACACATTTCTTGTAATACAATTGCTTCTCACACAGCTTTTTAGAACATCAAATTTGCGTCTTTCCTCACGACAGTCGACACTGATATAAATGTGCCAACACAAACATCTGTgctcagaaaaagaaaaaaactactCACACATAGATAATGCATGCTACAAAGTACATATCAACCTTGTGCAGTTTCACATCTCTTGTACGTAATAACCTTATAGCTTCACATTTCTTGATAACTCGTTAAACGTTGATCGGTCCATATACCGTAAGAAGATAGATATGTCCACATGACTGTTTACAACGATCAGTTCATGACGGTTCAAAGATGTTCACATATAACACGGATACATATAACACAGTCACTTCTTCCTTGCCTTCTTTGCTGTTTTCGCTGACATGTGCTTCTGCGTTAGCGTTTTCGTTGCTGTCTTTTATGTTGACTTCATGACTGATTTGGCCTTCTAGGCTTTCAGTTTCTACTATGACAGACTGTGCTGCCAGCGCCTGTTTTTCCTGACGGCTTTCCAGTTTTTCAAGGCGACCAACCGCGTCCTGGTACTTCTTTGTCAGGCTGTCAGTCTGGAGAATGACGCTGTTTAGGTCCGTCGCATCCTCTACGGACCCTTCCGACATCATGCACTCGGAAGCACCATGGGCAAACATCACCGTAAACTTTGTATCTTCAGTCTCTGTTGTGTAGGCCTCCTCTGTCGTCGCATCTGGACATTTCCGAACCAAGTGCCGGAAAGAGCCGCAACCGTGACAACGCATGAAATCGCCATTACGATCTTTTGGATTCAGCTTTTCGCCAGCATAATCAGACTTCTGACCCGATCTATACGCCtgggggccgccatcttggaagtgTCCTGACTTGTATGCACGGACGCTGCCATCTTGGAAGTGCCCGTTGCGATTTCTAGCAGTGCCTGTCTGTCCACTATACCACTATACCACGGGACCATTTTGTATTACCGCCACGGGATGTCTGATAAACTTCCGCTTCTGTTACATGTGCAATCTCTTGCTGAATGCCGACTGAATAAGACGAACGTGTCGATACCAGTTCGTCACTGAACTTTCTTAAGCTGCTTTTTGCTTGTATGAACAGACTAACTTCTTCCTTGGAATAATCTACTCCAGTCATTACGAGCTTGGCCTCTTCTAGAGTAAGGTtggctcggcggacaagtagtAGACCCAGTACGGACTCAGGCAAGGTCACATCACCGGCTCTGTTCAGTTTGTTATATAATATGTCAAATGTGGAGATATACTCACTGATAGTCGTTGTCGGACCACGGCTGTACTTGTCGAAGGCAACGAATGCCTCCCACAGTCGGCCGGTGTTGTCTCTTCGCAGATGCTTGTCCATTTTGTCAAGTACATTCTTGAATAATTGCTCAGCGGTAAGTTCCTCCTCCGTGAGTTTTGAACCTAAGAATTCCCTCGTCTTGTGCTCATCTTTTGATCCCTCCGGTAGACTCAGCAGGATTTCAATACCTCGTTTCTTCTTCGGGATGTTCGTGATTTTATTCCACAGAAGCAACTCGAACCTGAACTGTTCGTAGCTTTTGTTTGCAAGATCAAGCTGTGGAATTTTTGTCCACGCGCCTCCCTCGCACGCCGCCATTTTTGGTCAAATCCGCGCCAAAAACACTGCACACAGAATCGTCGACAGAACCACGTACACAGTACTAGGGGTCCCGTATGCATGACAGTCCGAACTTCACTACTGGAACCACCCTCTGCTACCATTTGTTAACTGGACTCCGATTCCCCTGATGCTTGGGaataaacacgcacacacacagacgtatAGAACAATGTGTATTCACTCAGTCGTGCCTCAAACTAGACTGCCCTCCCCAGCCCCAGTCCGCATGCGTGGACTGTTCCATTGGCGAGGGGGGGGACAACCATACTAAATCTAACATTCAGTTCTGTGCTTTATAAAGCTTAGCCTTATGAAATGGTAGGTGACAAAACCGCACACTTTACCATACCCAACTCTATATGCAGTGTATGTGGGAAAATAAGCTAATATTATTTCTAATGATGCTGACTGGATGCATCTTCTATGcaatattaaaagaaaacataatcaaattttaatATGTGTACAAACAAATTTGTACTTCTTCAAGTTATTCCACTAGAAGGACATTTCTGGCCCTGTTGCTAACAGAACATAGTACTAATACTGGTGAATACCCAGTTCGCTTCACCTcacaaagtacaaatgtatcagaCAAAATATCAGGGTGTGGTCACAATCTAGTCACTGATTGTCAATTAGGCACAGGTTTCTGTGTGCAGGACTGAAGGAAGTGATCATTTCAAAGTGGAACAAGTTATCACTCAAGTTATTTACTTAaagaattttcttttgtttgtaatttgCATAACCTGTAAACTACCTTATGggggcgtaacacaccaggtttataCTGAACAGTAAATGCTGCATTATACAGACTGATTTAATTATGTTTGGGCTTGAGAACTGCTTAATCATACCAGGTCCTGGTCCCTGCAGTAATGGTATGTTCCATGCAGGATTGTCTCCAGCTTCCAGATTTTGTCCATCAAGCTCATTGTAATGCGTTAAACATGACTAATGTTTGGGGTGTTgaaaagaaaaaggcaaaatttGATACAACTAGAAATTGGAAGCCCATGTTTTAAACTTTTGCTGTGAAATCTGtcatttaaaggggcattccactccagatgggactgttattttctgatagatattaattgtagaagttacaaatgtatgctaTGTACCATTATACGATAGAGAACCCATTAGCCCCACGGGCAtaaaaaagcattcagtcttctacaaaactccccaagtaccctctaattaaattaaatcaatctcagcctatggctgaatacatgTGCCTGACAACGCCTGACTTAAGTTAGGATACAATGCTAActtcaggggcgctaagaaaaacacgtcttgatatgtgttctttgatatcttgtgaacagttgaccttcttggtgtgcttattttttacaaacacacgttgcgtatttcgccacaagtggaattTCACAAAAAATCcggctgatcatgtattcattgatacattatctattggaaaataacactcccttctggagtggaatgcccctttaatttaaAGCTTGCAAATTACAATTCCGTGAATTTCATGTCATCGATGAAAATCAATGTTTTATGGCCAGATCAGGTAAATTTTTGTCTTTCCGAACAGTTTTGTAACATTAAAGCTCTGCAACAAAGCAAAATTTAACCTCTGTTACACATTTTCGTCATTACATTCTTGCATCAGAACCAAATGCACCCACTGACAGAACACTTGTAATAATAACTCTGTAATAACTCTATTGCAATTAActattgtacaaggtacaaattaTGGCATTTTTAGGTACATAGTTACAACTCCATAAAGCCCCcctcacacgagagcaagaatcagccggaatgccgtcggaataaaaattcttttctattcctggcaattcctgtcAATTTGTAGTGTGTTCCAAAaattctaactgcattccagctacttgtgcccgttctttttgctggcccgaaagtttttgacatgttaaaaactgtcaaggtgcattcgaagtggagacaTATCGAAAttggcattcaaagtggattctaagtgtattttaactattctaactgcagtctgaccgcattctacggcattccaacattattcaaaacattcttatctcgttcgatggagaaccgaaacggcatgTCATTTCAAATCCcgtcagaatgtggccaaaagaacatcaggaatgcagtgagaatatctagaatacactacgacttcccaggaatagaaaagaactTTCATTCTGACgacattttggctcattccttacCGTGTGAAAGGGATATatggtccatttggaattcccacccgaatggccacGACgcccccgaatgtggcacgagtTTTGCAAAAACTTCATGCCGGCTGGTTCTgtttgattcctgctaattcgatttctgTGTGAAGACCCTATAAGCTTACAATTTATACCTAGTAATACAAGAGTATGAAGTATGGGTTGAGAATTGGTTGTCTACAATAATTGGAGTTTCTATCGTCTAGACATTCTGCGATATATTTTCCTTTATAGTCACCATACtgcaggggttgtcacatgttATTATGTACTTAAATTTGCtattcaggtccattgagataaatactatacaaaaaaaaacacttcaccTGTAAAAAATTGAGATCACCATAATAATACACCAATTGAACTTCATCAGTTAATTCATTGAACTTACTTGAAGTTCATACCTCGTCTTGCATATAGAAAATATTCCTCTACACAttacacaacacaatacaagtACAGTAAGTGTCAATATTAAACTCACATTCAGTCAAGTAAATATTATCAAAAGTATCATCCTCGCCATATAATTTAAACTAACCTCTTTTAGGACTTTCACTGACTGGTTTACAGTTTTCATCCACAATTTAATGAAACAAATATTAAGATGTGAAGAGTGATActggttgtttttttatttcttgttttttttttatactggAGATTTTTTATTCCTAGTACTTAGATTTCTTTTACTTGTATTTATCACAATGTGAAGATGGGGGGCAAAGCAGGTTATACTCTATAAACACCTAATACAAGTTCCCCTGCCATGCTTCCCATGTGTGGTGAAGTTTGCGCCTCACCTGACTCGGGTTCAGTAGGGGGGAAATATGGAGACTGTTTGGTTCCCTCCATCAGTCactaccagctgtccctgtggtgccatggcaacagccgtTGGCTCCCTCATGTctgtagtgatgtgtttgaggaatctgcctgtcttgtcaaacatttcCACACGCCTGTTCCCACtgtctgccacgatgatgttacctgctctgtctgtacagatgccatgAGGTTtcttcagctgaccttcaccacttcccttacctccaaactggaacagaaaTTGTCCGTCCTCattgtacacatagacacagcaATTCTCacagtctgacacaagaatgttcccttccccatcCACAGTGATGTACCACGGGAGCTTCATTccctgctgctgacccacagttTTCACAAGTGTCCCATCTGGCCTGAACACCAAAACTTTACCATGTTCCCCGTCGCATATGGattgtgtgatgaggatgtggttcctcctggtgtccacggcaacTCCTCTGTCCCACTCTGTCATTTGTCCTCTGTCAAACTTCCTCAGCACCCCGCCCTGTTTGCTGTACTGCACAGTCCagcccaccacccacaggttccccaccacccacaggttcccctccctGTCCATGGCCACATCCTCTGGTATTATCTTCTCTTCACCTGACACAACTGTTGGGAACTGTTGGacaaatgttccctgcagggtgaagacttggattctctgCAACATATAATCTGATACAAAAatctccccttcatctgacactgtaacaccGGATGGACGCATGAACTCTCCTGGTCTATATCCCCCTGTACCAAATGTTGTCGTCTGACCATGAGACTGAGGCTCCCCTTGCCTTTGGTTGCCATAATGATGTCCCCTGCCCCTTGCTGCATTAGTACTTGGTGCAGGTGCTGACTGTCCTGATCCTGATGCACCAAATGTCACCCTCAGAGACTGATGCTGTCTTTTCCTGCAGTTACCATGGTGATTACTTGTGTAATCACCATGGACACCATATGGACCCTTGAACTTTCCTGGTCCAGATCCCTCTCCACCAAATGTCACCCTCTGATCATGAGACTGAGGCTCCCCTTGcctttggttaccatggtgatgacctgtgTCCCTTGCAGCAGGTCTTGGTGCAGATGGGAGAGACTGGGCCCTCACACGTCCTAATACTGGCACTGGGGTGTCTGAGGGCtgaaagacagcaggctgggtttgtacaTGAGTTGGTGCTGCTTTTTCTCTGTACTTTCCTACCACCTCTGTCAAAGCGGTTTGCTGACTGAGAATCTCGACCCATCCCTGCTGCAGTTCTTGTTCTGCTTGATCACAGGCAGCAGATAGTTCATTGATATCTGGCAACACTCTGTCCCTTTCAGTATGTATTTTCTTTAAGTTGTCGCTGTGACTTTGTTGTGATTCAGACAAGAGGTGGTCTTTTCCATCTGTGATTTTCTGCACCATTTGGTCATAGGTCTGAATGATGCTGTTGTCTCTCTGCTGTTTCTGTTCATTCAgggttttctctttttctttcagaCCTCTGATGAAGCTGCAGTAAGTTTCCAGAATGTTCCTCCCCTCATTGATCAAGACCTGGACTGTAGACTTCTTTTCCTGTGTGGCTTTTGCAAGGCTTATTATGTTGGGATGTCCATCATGGCCTTCTTCAACACAGTCCACACACAGAGGCACTTGGCAAGGTTTGCAATAGAGTTTTAGCTTCTCAGAGGGGTGaaagctgcacctgtttccagactggCGTTGTTCTCCTGTTTCCCCAGACAGTGAAGTCTGCTGTTGCAGCCTCTCACACATATTTGCCGCCATGAGATTGTCCGGCAAACCTGCGACCCCCTGGGGTGGCAGCCTGAACTTACGACGACAGATTGGGCACTTCACGGTCTGTCCCCTCCCTGCAACGTTCTCCAGACATGGTGAcagacagaaggtgtgctgacacgGCAGCGCCTTGGGCTTGGTTAACAGGTCCTTGCAGATACCGCAGGTCAGTTCTTCATGGAACGatgcagccgccattttgttgtccTTTTGACCTTCTGCAGTAACCCCTGCAAAGCTACAGAACCGGTTTCAACCTTTGA
The sequence above is drawn from the Branchiostoma floridae strain S238N-H82 chromosome 17, Bfl_VNyyK, whole genome shotgun sequence genome and encodes:
- the LOC118404411 gene encoding tripartite motif-containing protein 2-like, translating into MDQDSSSAHTVTVSNEGEIFVADNMNGRIQVFTLQGTFVRQFPTVVPRREEKIKPEDVALDGKGNLWVVGRTEFAQFAVQYNKQGRVLRKFDLQELEWYRGVAVDTRRNHILIIQTTGHWVNLHGVTAEGQKDNKMAAASFHEELTCGICKDLLTKPKALPCQHTFCLSPCLENVAGRGQTVKCPICRRKFRLPPQGVAGLPDNLMAANMCERLQQQTSLSGETGEQRQSGNRCSFHPSEKLKLYCKPCQVPLCVDCVEEGHDGHPNIISLAKATQEKKSTVQVLINEGRNILETYCSFIRGLKEKEKTLNEQKQQRDNSIIQTYDQMVQKITDGKDHLLSESQQSHSDNLKKIHTERDRVLPDINELSAACDQAEQELQQGWVEILSQQTALTEVVGKYREKAAPTHVQTQPAVFQPSDTPVPVLGRVRAQSLPSAPRPAARDTGHHHGNQRQGEPQSHDQRVTFGGEGSGPGKFKGPYGVHGDYTSNHHGNCRKRQHQSLRVTFGASGSGQSAPAPSTNAARGRGHHYGNQRQGEPQSHGQTTTFGTGGYRPGEFMRPSGVTVSDEGEIFVSDYMLQRIQVFTLQGTFVQQFPTVVSGEEKIIPEDVAMDREGNLWVVGNLWVVGWTVQYSKQGGVLRKFDRGQMTEWDRGVAVDTRRNHILITQSICDGEHGKVLVFRPDGTLVKTVGQQQGMKLPWYITVDGEGNILVSDCENCCVYVYNEDGQFLFQFGGKGSGEGQLKKPHGICTDRAGNIIVADSGNRRVEMFDKTGRFLKHITTDMREPTAVAMAPQGQLVVTDGGNQTVSIFPPY